The Nitrospira sp. genome contains a region encoding:
- a CDS encoding ABC-F family ATP-binding cassette domain-containing protein: protein MPPIMLLSCESLGKSFGIKPLFTDLSLGLADGDHVGLIGPNGSGKSTLLKILAGLEVPDSGTRSIRRQIRIGYVPQEPSFAEQHSVEDTLVQVLLDEGLDPHEHGGRIAKALSLGGFVRSDQVVSTLSGGWKKRLAIARSLMLEPDVLLMDEPTNHLDLDGILWLEDLLKAEPHAFIVISHDRRFLESVTTRIWELNRRYANGLFQANGRYSEFLEQRDAALQAQADYQASLANRVRREVEWLRRGPKARTTKAKARIDSAGRLIDELQDIESRQGNASAGIDFAASGRKSKQLLVAKEIGKTLGGKPIVSCLDLMIGPGERIGLLGPNGGGKTTLLKLLAGTLPTDSGAITRADRLRVVTFDQHRESLDQQATLRRALAPAGGDAVVYQDRSVHLVSWAKRFLFRPEQLDLPVSRLSGGEQARLLIARLMLQPADLLILDEPTNDLDIPTLDVLEDSLLEFEGALVLVTHDRWLLDRVSTRLLALDGTGRAEWFADYAQWEAAQAKKTTQERKSQIAKESPASAGPSKRKGLSYKEQKEWDQIEITIQKAEERVVACQMAANDPSIASSAAELQERYAALHVAQADVERLYARWAELEEKRAQAIGSTQ, encoded by the coding sequence ATGCCGCCGATCATGCTGCTCAGTTGCGAGTCTCTTGGGAAAAGCTTCGGTATCAAACCGTTGTTTACTGATCTGTCGCTCGGACTGGCCGACGGCGACCATGTCGGCCTGATCGGCCCCAACGGTTCCGGGAAATCCACGTTGCTCAAGATCCTCGCCGGCCTTGAGGTGCCGGATAGTGGGACCCGATCCATACGGCGGCAGATCCGCATCGGCTATGTCCCGCAGGAGCCCTCCTTTGCCGAGCAGCACTCGGTGGAGGACACGCTGGTCCAAGTCCTTCTCGACGAGGGACTGGATCCGCATGAGCATGGCGGGAGAATTGCCAAAGCGCTCAGCCTCGGAGGATTTGTTCGATCCGATCAGGTGGTCTCGACACTTTCGGGAGGATGGAAGAAGCGGTTGGCGATCGCACGGTCACTGATGCTGGAACCGGACGTGCTGCTCATGGACGAGCCGACTAACCATCTGGACCTCGACGGCATCCTTTGGCTTGAAGACCTGCTGAAAGCCGAACCCCATGCGTTCATCGTCATTAGTCACGATCGCCGGTTCCTGGAATCGGTGACCACGCGGATCTGGGAATTGAACCGGAGATACGCCAATGGCCTCTTTCAGGCGAACGGGCGGTACAGCGAGTTCCTGGAGCAGCGCGACGCGGCCTTACAGGCGCAGGCCGACTATCAGGCATCATTGGCCAATCGGGTCCGGCGCGAAGTGGAATGGCTCAGGCGTGGCCCCAAAGCCCGCACGACCAAGGCCAAGGCCAGAATTGACTCGGCGGGACGGCTCATCGACGAACTGCAGGATATCGAGTCGCGGCAGGGGAATGCGTCGGCCGGAATCGACTTCGCGGCTTCCGGTCGAAAGTCGAAACAATTGTTGGTTGCAAAGGAAATCGGGAAAACACTCGGCGGCAAGCCGATCGTGTCCTGCCTCGACCTCATGATAGGGCCAGGCGAACGGATCGGTCTTCTGGGCCCCAATGGCGGCGGCAAGACCACTCTCCTCAAACTCTTGGCGGGCACGTTGCCGACAGACAGCGGCGCCATCACCCGAGCCGATCGGCTCCGGGTCGTGACCTTCGACCAACATCGCGAGTCGCTGGACCAGCAGGCCACGTTGCGGCGTGCCCTCGCTCCTGCCGGTGGCGATGCCGTCGTGTACCAGGATCGGTCCGTGCATCTGGTCTCATGGGCCAAGCGTTTTCTGTTCAGGCCGGAGCAGCTGGATTTGCCGGTCTCCCGTCTGTCGGGCGGAGAGCAGGCCCGGTTGCTGATCGCTCGACTCATGCTTCAGCCGGCGGATCTCTTGATCCTCGACGAACCCACGAACGATTTGGATATCCCGACGCTCGATGTGCTGGAAGACAGCCTGCTGGAATTCGAGGGCGCACTTGTTCTAGTGACGCACGACCGGTGGCTGCTGGACCGAGTCTCCACCAGACTTCTTGCCCTGGATGGGACGGGCCGCGCCGAGTGGTTCGCCGACTATGCCCAATGGGAAGCCGCGCAGGCAAAAAAAACGACGCAAGAACGAAAATCTCAGATTGCAAAGGAAAGTCCTGCCTCGGCGGGACCGTCCAAACGGAAAGGCTTGTCGTACAAAGAACAGAAAGAATGGGATCAGATCGAAATCACCATTCAGAAAGCCGAAGAACGGGTCGTTGCTTGCCAAATGGCGGCAAATGATCCATCCATTGCTTCCTCCGCCGCTGAATTACAAGAACGCTACGCGGCGCTGCATGTCGCGCAAGCTGACGTCGAGCGCCTCTACGCCCGCTGGGCCGAATTGGAGGAGAAACGCGCTCAAGCCATCGGTAGCACCCAGTAA
- a CDS encoding P-II family nitrogen regulator — MKLVEAIVKPFKLEEIKDALLEIGVQGMTVSEVKGFGRQKGHKEMYRGQEYTIEFVPKVKIEVAVTDAQVPRVTEAIIRAAKTGSIGDGKIFVRELSEAVRIRTGETGETAL, encoded by the coding sequence ATGAAGTTGGTCGAGGCGATTGTCAAACCGTTCAAGCTCGAAGAAATCAAGGATGCCCTGCTGGAAATCGGTGTCCAAGGCATGACCGTGTCCGAGGTCAAAGGGTTCGGACGTCAGAAGGGCCATAAGGAAATGTATCGGGGGCAAGAGTATACGATCGAATTTGTGCCCAAGGTCAAGATCGAAGTCGCCGTGACGGATGCGCAGGTGCCACGGGTGACCGAGGCCATCATTCGCGCCGCTAAAACCGGCAGTATCGGTGATGGGAAAATTTTTGTTCGAGAATTGAGCGAGGCGGTGCGTATTCGGACAGGAGAAACCGGAGAAACCGCATTGTGA
- a CDS encoding HDOD domain-containing protein → MPTASELVQSCTTVFTLPEIYIRVRDVVDDPDSTMDDLANVLKLDPAISARVLRIVNSPLYGFPKQIDTITRAVTLLGVQAINDLVTATTVGRTFSGMTVQLMDVPQFWRKSVLCALVAGKIARSCGIADSERFFIEGLLRDIGHLVLYEAVPQRAQSALIEAGYLETSLAEVEQSNIGCDFAEVGAELIRSWGMPMQIEQAIRCQLSPNDAGEFIMHASVVHLAGVVADYEELEPSRRPAAPPFSPHAVTATRFVPATLPVLLEEAHTQLQETLALIHPLALAA, encoded by the coding sequence ATGCCAACGGCGAGCGAACTGGTCCAGTCCTGCACCACGGTCTTCACCTTGCCGGAGATATACATTCGCGTGCGGGATGTGGTGGACGATCCCGACTCGACCATGGACGATCTCGCCAATGTTCTCAAGTTGGACCCAGCTATTTCGGCCAGGGTGCTCCGCATCGTCAACAGCCCGCTGTATGGGTTTCCTAAACAGATCGACACGATCACTCGCGCCGTGACGCTTCTCGGCGTCCAGGCAATCAACGATCTCGTTACGGCGACCACTGTCGGCCGAACTTTTTCCGGGATGACGGTGCAACTCATGGACGTTCCTCAATTCTGGCGGAAAAGCGTGCTCTGCGCTCTGGTTGCGGGAAAGATCGCCAGATCGTGTGGTATCGCTGATAGCGAGCGCTTCTTTATCGAAGGCCTGTTGCGCGACATCGGCCACCTTGTCTTGTACGAAGCTGTGCCGCAGCGCGCCCAGTCTGCTCTCATCGAGGCGGGGTACCTTGAAACTTCCCTGGCTGAAGTGGAGCAGTCCAACATTGGGTGCGACTTTGCTGAAGTAGGGGCCGAACTCATTCGGTCATGGGGCATGCCCATGCAGATCGAACAGGCCATCCGTTGCCAGCTGAGTCCGAACGATGCCGGCGAGTTCATCATGCATGCTTCCGTCGTGCATCTAGCCGGTGTCGTTGCCGACTATGAAGAACTCGAGCCCAGCCGGCGCCCTGCCGCACCGCCGTTCAGCCCCCATGCTGTGACCGCCACTCGGTTCGTACCGGCCACCCTCCCTGTACTACTGGAAGAGGCTCACACACAACTGCAAGAGACGCTGGCGCTCATCCACCCCCTCGCCCTGGCGGCGTAG
- the glnA gene encoding type I glutamate--ammonia ligase encodes MNVREVLEFAKKHRVQMVDLKFVDLPGVWQHMTIPVSELTETLFKDGSGLDGSSIRGWKAINNSDLLVVPDPATACLDPFTAVPTLSMTGNVVDPISRENYDRDPRFIAQKAERYLQSTKIGDSSFWGPEAEFFIFDHARYDQNSHSGFYYLDSEEGAWNMGQEGLNLGGKIRHKQGYFPVAPADTQQDIRSEMVLEMEKVGIVVEKHHHETASAGQAEIDIRFDSLLRTADKMMMYKYIVKNVARRHGKTATFMPKPLFNDAGSGMHTHQSIWNDGKPLFAGKDYAGISQLCLYYIGGILKHAPALAAFTNPTTNSYKRITPGFEAPVLLAYSSRNRSAGIRIPMYSPSPKAKRIEVRFPDPSCNPYLAFSAMLMAGLDGIQNKINPGEPAEKDLYDLDPKEAASIPTMPGSLDEAISSLEKDHQFLLKGEVFTEDLIEAWVGYKRNKEIDAMRLRPHPYEFFLYYDV; translated from the coding sequence ATGAACGTGCGTGAGGTGTTGGAGTTCGCCAAGAAGCACAGAGTGCAGATGGTGGACTTGAAATTCGTCGATCTGCCGGGCGTGTGGCAACATATGACGATCCCCGTGAGCGAACTGACCGAGACGCTGTTCAAGGACGGTTCCGGTCTGGATGGATCATCGATTCGCGGCTGGAAGGCCATCAACAACAGTGACTTGTTGGTAGTGCCCGACCCGGCGACGGCCTGTTTGGATCCCTTTACCGCGGTGCCGACACTCAGCATGACCGGCAACGTCGTGGATCCGATCTCCCGTGAAAATTACGACAGAGATCCCAGATTCATCGCTCAGAAGGCGGAGCGGTATCTTCAGAGCACCAAGATCGGGGACAGTTCATTCTGGGGTCCGGAAGCTGAATTTTTCATCTTCGACCATGCCCGCTACGATCAGAACAGCCACAGCGGCTTCTATTATCTGGATTCTGAGGAAGGCGCATGGAACATGGGGCAAGAGGGGCTCAACCTCGGCGGCAAGATCCGCCACAAGCAAGGGTATTTCCCCGTGGCTCCCGCAGATACCCAACAAGATATCCGAAGCGAAATGGTCCTTGAAATGGAAAAGGTCGGCATCGTGGTGGAAAAGCATCATCACGAGACGGCCTCGGCCGGGCAGGCCGAGATCGATATTCGATTTGATTCCCTGTTGCGGACTGCGGACAAGATGATGATGTACAAGTACATCGTCAAAAACGTGGCCCGTCGACATGGGAAGACGGCGACATTCATGCCGAAACCGCTGTTCAATGATGCGGGATCCGGAATGCACACGCACCAGAGTATTTGGAACGATGGAAAACCACTCTTTGCCGGGAAAGATTATGCCGGCATTTCACAGCTCTGTTTGTATTATATCGGCGGTATTCTGAAACATGCGCCGGCGTTGGCGGCGTTTACCAACCCGACGACGAATTCCTACAAACGCATCACACCGGGATTCGAAGCTCCCGTGCTGCTGGCCTATTCCAGTCGGAATCGATCGGCCGGGATCCGTATTCCGATGTACTCCCCGAGTCCGAAAGCCAAGCGGATCGAGGTGCGGTTTCCGGACCCGTCCTGCAATCCGTATTTGGCATTCTCCGCGATGCTCATGGCGGGGCTGGACGGCATTCAAAACAAGATCAACCCCGGCGAACCGGCTGAAAAAGACCTCTATGATCTCGATCCCAAAGAGGCCGCCAGTATCCCGACGATGCCCGGGAGCCTTGATGAAGCGATCAGCAGCCTGGAAAAAGATCATCAGTTTCTGCTCAAAGGAGAGGTATTTACCGAGGATCTGATCGAAGCCTGGGTCGGCTATAAACGAAACAAGGAGATCGATGCGATGCGGTTGCGTCCGCATCCGTATGAGTTTTTCTTGTACTACGATGTTTAG
- a CDS encoding CBS domain-containing protein: MPKRVRTGLTRSDILDRYVERFKQQLVKFQPFLSRKRGSVSLEDFDEAAEELIGQVFGAASDESEAYLLAKTGESALLPEEAQESGTHNVERESLQQRRQVLESCLADLELRRRVQATRKAKGVGQALVADYMSHEVRSIHREASIKQAGQMLQKHKVGSLIVDDGSRYIGIITDSDVTRKAVAKGLDPNSTTVATCMSRSIVTIEEDESLADAMSLMKKQGIRHLPVTADATIIGVLSVSDLLRALEAQISS; this comes from the coding sequence ATGCCGAAGCGAGTTCGTACGGGGTTGACGCGGAGTGATATTCTCGATCGGTATGTCGAACGGTTCAAGCAGCAGCTCGTGAAGTTTCAGCCGTTTCTCTCGCGCAAGCGCGGGTCCGTTTCGCTTGAGGATTTCGACGAAGCAGCTGAAGAGCTGATCGGCCAGGTGTTCGGTGCCGCCTCCGATGAATCCGAAGCCTACCTCCTTGCGAAAACGGGAGAGTCGGCACTCTTACCGGAAGAAGCGCAGGAAAGCGGGACGCACAATGTGGAGCGCGAAAGTCTGCAGCAGCGGCGCCAAGTGCTGGAAAGCTGCCTGGCTGACCTCGAATTGCGCCGGCGTGTGCAGGCAACTAGGAAGGCAAAAGGAGTTGGGCAGGCACTCGTCGCAGATTATATGTCGCACGAGGTCCGAAGCATCCATAGAGAGGCCTCGATTAAACAAGCGGGGCAGATGTTGCAGAAACACAAAGTCGGCTCACTGATCGTGGACGATGGGTCTCGTTATATCGGGATCATCACCGATTCCGATGTCACCCGCAAAGCGGTCGCCAAAGGGTTGGATCCCAACAGCACCACTGTCGCCACCTGCATGAGCCGATCAATCGTGACCATCGAAGAAGATGAGTCCTTAGCGGACGCCATGTCGCTGATGAAGAAGCAGGGCATCCGGCATCTGCCTGTGACTGCCGATGCCACCATCATCGGCGTACTTTCCGTTTCAGATCTCCTGCGTGCCTTGGAAGCGCAGATATCGTCCTAA
- a CDS encoding NAD+ synthase — MKVLRIAMAQMNPAVGDLNGNVHRIMYWLGEAKKAKADLVAFPELAITGYPPEDLLLRPQFVEDNLRALNEIIPACRGVVAVIGYVGRGDQPDARSSQSSIVSARQHTLSNAAALIGDRRMVGSYSKRYLPNYGVFDESRYFHPGRRLPLLVVNGTTIGVNICEDIWLPQGPTRVQATAGAEVIVNINASPFHVGKSRSREQMLATRARESGVIVTYTNMVGGQDELVFDGNSVILDRSGNVIARGGAFREELLVADLHVGAVPPRRGTRGRTRALTGKVASIVDRLAVNTPVTKRKRDRIVPGLAEPLGEVHEVYQALVLAVKDYVSKNGFRRVVIGLSGGVDSALTAAVAVDALGATNVLGVFMPSPYTSHESEEDAVGLAQGLGIDLNVIPITPTFEAYRQSLAPSFGDRAADVTEENLQARIRGNILMAISNKFGHVVLTTGNKSELSVGYATLYGDMAGGFAVIKDVPKTMVYDLARFRNGRDSSPVIPKRTLDRPPSAELKPNQKDEDTLPPYGVLDPILQAYVEEDRSLDEIVEAGFDRATVARVVKMVDSSEFKRRQAPIGVKITPRAFGKDRRMPITNRYRSMR, encoded by the coding sequence ATGAAGGTATTGCGGATCGCGATGGCACAAATGAACCCCGCTGTGGGGGATCTGAACGGCAATGTTCATCGGATCATGTATTGGCTCGGCGAGGCGAAAAAAGCCAAGGCCGACTTGGTCGCCTTTCCGGAACTGGCGATTACCGGCTATCCTCCCGAAGATCTTCTGCTCAGGCCGCAGTTTGTGGAAGATAATCTTCGTGCCCTGAACGAGATCATTCCCGCTTGTCGCGGCGTAGTTGCCGTTATCGGCTATGTGGGGCGAGGTGATCAACCTGACGCACGTTCATCGCAGTCATCGATTGTCTCAGCCCGTCAGCATACGCTCTCGAATGCGGCAGCGCTGATTGGCGATCGCAGGATGGTCGGCAGCTATAGCAAGCGGTATTTGCCGAACTATGGCGTGTTCGACGAAAGCCGGTATTTTCATCCAGGGCGGAGGCTTCCGTTGCTCGTGGTCAATGGAACGACGATCGGTGTGAACATCTGCGAAGACATTTGGCTCCCTCAAGGGCCTACCCGTGTTCAAGCAACGGCTGGGGCGGAGGTGATCGTCAACATCAATGCCTCTCCATTTCACGTCGGTAAAAGCCGTTCGAGGGAGCAGATGTTGGCGACCCGAGCGCGTGAAAGTGGAGTCATCGTGACCTATACGAATATGGTTGGAGGTCAAGACGAGTTGGTCTTTGATGGGAATAGTGTGATTCTCGATCGATCCGGCAATGTGATCGCACGCGGTGGCGCGTTCCGAGAAGAGTTGCTGGTAGCTGATTTACACGTGGGTGCCGTGCCCCCCAGGCGCGGGACTCGCGGACGGACGAGGGCATTGACGGGAAAGGTTGCTTCAATTGTCGATCGTCTCGCGGTGAACACGCCTGTGACAAAGAGGAAGCGAGATCGAATCGTACCGGGTTTGGCAGAGCCGTTGGGCGAGGTCCATGAAGTCTACCAGGCTCTGGTACTGGCGGTGAAGGACTATGTCAGCAAGAATGGGTTCAGGCGGGTCGTCATTGGGCTGAGCGGTGGGGTTGATTCAGCGTTGACCGCGGCGGTGGCCGTGGATGCGCTTGGGGCCACAAATGTCCTGGGGGTGTTCATGCCGTCTCCTTATACATCGCATGAGAGCGAAGAGGATGCTGTGGGTCTTGCGCAGGGCCTCGGCATCGACTTGAACGTCATTCCGATTACTCCGACGTTTGAGGCATATCGACAGTCGTTGGCTCCGTCATTCGGCGACCGCGCGGCAGATGTGACAGAGGAAAACCTTCAGGCGCGCATTCGCGGCAATATCCTCATGGCGATATCCAATAAGTTCGGTCATGTGGTTCTGACCACTGGGAATAAGAGCGAGCTGAGCGTGGGATATGCGACTCTTTACGGTGATATGGCCGGCGGGTTTGCCGTCATCAAGGATGTGCCGAAGACGATGGTCTATGACCTGGCGAGGTTCAGAAATGGGCGCGATTCGTCGCCTGTGATTCCCAAGCGCACACTGGACCGGCCACCGAGTGCCGAACTCAAACCCAATCAAAAGGACGAAGATACGCTGCCCCCATATGGGGTTCTCGATCCCATCCTTCAGGCGTATGTGGAAGAAGACCGCTCGCTCGATGAAATCGTGGAAGCCGGGTTTGATCGCGCCACGGTCGCTCGCGTGGTGAAGATGGTCGATAGCAGCGAGTTCAAGCGCCGTCAGGCACCCATCGGTGTCAAAATCACTCCTCGCGCCTTCGGCAAAGACCGGCGCATGCCGATCACCAACCGATACCGGAGTATGCGGTAG
- a CDS encoding sterol desaturase family protein, producing MDDLLTTVFSLEWLAVYWGIGLLFFAVEYYWPSRALLYRRVFLWDIGAFITYQIFFVVATQVTDRIPFPDYSHWRWQAVPFGFKLLVFLFVMDGIAYWMHRFWHTSGGWPIHRWHHSPTELYWLAGVRASLPQVALANIPYLLAFPLLKPVPALFFPLYSCMLILTNNWMHMNVTWQSKKLEWCFVTPRYHRVHHLRQMGRAGGNFGVLLTVWDRLFGTYVDPDQVETTGPYGISEAVHPVRLAIGI from the coding sequence ATGGACGACTTGTTGACCACTGTGTTTTCGTTGGAATGGCTCGCCGTCTATTGGGGAATCGGCCTGCTCTTTTTCGCAGTGGAATATTACTGGCCGTCGCGCGCACTCCTCTATCGTCGCGTGTTTCTATGGGATATTGGGGCGTTCATCACCTATCAGATCTTCTTCGTCGTCGCTACACAAGTGACGGATCGAATCCCATTTCCTGACTACTCACACTGGCGTTGGCAGGCGGTCCCATTCGGGTTCAAGCTGCTGGTGTTCCTGTTCGTCATGGACGGAATTGCCTACTGGATGCATCGGTTCTGGCATACATCGGGGGGGTGGCCGATCCATCGCTGGCACCATTCACCGACGGAACTGTACTGGCTGGCCGGTGTCCGGGCGAGCCTTCCGCAAGTGGCACTTGCCAACATCCCTTATCTGCTGGCGTTTCCCCTTCTCAAACCGGTGCCTGCCCTATTCTTTCCGCTCTATTCCTGTATGCTGATCCTGACGAATAACTGGATGCATATGAATGTGACGTGGCAATCGAAAAAGCTGGAGTGGTGCTTCGTCACGCCCCGCTACCATCGGGTGCATCACCTGAGACAAATGGGGAGAGCTGGGGGGAATTTCGGGGTCCTGTTGACCGTGTGGGATCGGCTGTTCGGCACCTATGTGGATCCCGACCAAGTAGAGACGACGGGGCCATACGGGATTTCTGAAGCGGTCCATCCAGTCCGCTTGGCCATCGGGATCTGA
- a CDS encoding HDOD domain-containing protein, protein MISSGIAAESALIDSIRPRLHRNLKPLFDESSRCLPILQSTCQQILSHMGPHSNAVSLARVISRDHGLTCKVLQVANSIAYSPQQTIVSVPHAVSWLGLDTVRSLVAAAHLVEQLRHWPVRQHEFRTLIAKSLISATYACELGMAIEYPQPGQLFTAALLYSIGDLAIAYQDPDLFEALQATSRKAKLPAECVLQETQLLGIPRLTLAQALARMWKLPDDLIELFSRPGEPVMGRWPSGFPTYRGIVVGSIRLVEAMTNSAPQAGIEEAKRTLLLGSGLTSAQFADLLIRAMDRGRQLIRSMGLSLDSAAEAKDETREVTESPSCRQSTHSVADEKPASPPQRVAPTQAPPPAPIRTKPLETLQAFQDSLQSAKDLNTLLGTFVTSLHQDAGFDRVGLALLNQSDSDLLVGRLVLGVAPLAPYIRSLSGSLSREHQFFLTVLKRVDPLLVPNFSDQPPGTMKQDFLEIWQPTSAILAPLRVGAKPIGLIYCDRATSHQPMHAQDYQALQLFFAQTTLGLNRLAGIL, encoded by the coding sequence ATGATTTCGTCAGGCATAGCCGCGGAATCGGCCTTGATCGACTCTATTCGTCCTCGCCTCCATCGAAATCTCAAGCCCCTCTTCGATGAGTCCAGCCGCTGCCTTCCGATCCTACAGTCAACTTGCCAGCAAATCCTGAGTCACATGGGGCCTCATTCCAACGCCGTGAGCCTCGCCCGGGTGATCAGCCGCGATCACGGACTGACATGCAAGGTACTGCAGGTCGCAAACAGCATCGCCTACAGCCCGCAACAGACGATTGTCTCGGTCCCTCATGCGGTCAGCTGGCTAGGGCTCGATACCGTTCGGTCCCTCGTGGCTGCCGCGCACCTTGTCGAGCAGCTGCGACACTGGCCAGTTCGTCAGCATGAGTTTCGAACGCTGATCGCCAAGTCCCTCATCTCCGCAACCTATGCGTGCGAACTGGGCATGGCGATCGAATACCCTCAGCCGGGCCAGTTGTTTACCGCGGCGCTTCTCTACTCCATCGGAGACTTGGCGATTGCGTATCAGGATCCGGACCTGTTTGAAGCCCTCCAAGCCACCTCTCGAAAGGCGAAGCTACCGGCAGAATGCGTGCTTCAAGAGACTCAGCTCCTCGGCATACCTCGTCTGACTTTGGCTCAAGCGTTGGCTCGGATGTGGAAACTCCCGGACGATCTCATCGAGCTCTTCAGCAGGCCCGGGGAACCGGTGATGGGACGTTGGCCAAGCGGGTTCCCCACCTACAGGGGAATCGTCGTCGGTTCCATCCGGCTGGTCGAAGCCATGACCAACTCCGCACCACAGGCTGGCATCGAGGAAGCTAAACGAACACTCCTTCTCGGAAGCGGGCTCACTTCAGCGCAGTTCGCGGATTTACTGATTCGTGCCATGGACCGAGGACGCCAGCTCATTCGCTCGATGGGGTTGTCACTCGACTCCGCCGCCGAAGCAAAAGACGAAACACGGGAGGTCACCGAGTCGCCCTCATGCCGCCAGTCCACCCACTCGGTGGCTGATGAGAAACCAGCGTCTCCTCCTCAACGGGTTGCTCCGACACAAGCCCCCCCTCCTGCTCCGATTCGGACCAAGCCGCTTGAAACACTCCAAGCCTTTCAGGACTCGCTGCAGAGTGCAAAGGACCTAAACACCTTACTTGGCACCTTCGTCACCTCTCTGCACCAGGACGCCGGATTTGACCGCGTGGGTTTGGCACTCCTGAACCAAAGCGATAGTGATCTGCTCGTCGGAAGGCTGGTGCTTGGGGTGGCTCCACTAGCCCCCTACATCCGGTCCCTGTCCGGTTCGCTCAGCCGGGAACATCAGTTTTTCCTGACGGTCCTCAAGCGGGTCGATCCTCTGCTCGTTCCAAACTTTTCAGATCAACCGCCTGGAACCATGAAGCAGGACTTTCTCGAGATCTGGCAACCGACATCGGCGATCCTTGCGCCGTTGCGGGTGGGCGCGAAACCGATCGGACTCATCTACTGCGATCGGGCGACGAGTCATCAGCCGATGCATGCACAGGACTACCAGGCCTTGCAGCTGTTCTTTGCCCAGACAACATTGGGGCTGAATCGACTGGCCGGCATACTGTAG